ACCTGTGCTATAagggtgtgagagagacagcaggagaggagcagtGTGAGTGGAGGGTAAGTCAGGTAGGAGACAGTAAAGCAGAGCTCCTGTCCAGCAGCAGCCCTGGAAGGAGCTGTGGGGGGGTGCTCCAGGGCTCCAGGGCTCCAGGGCTCTCAGGACACTCCGGTCAACCTCTCACTCACTTCCCACAGCTTCTTTGCCAGGGCATCGTCCCGTCCCCTGGCTCCCACCTGCTGCAGCGCACAGTTAGAGAAGTAGCGTCCGCTGAGAGGCTCGATGCCCTCCTTCAGGGCACAGTGCAGGGTGGTCTGGGCCCCCCCCTCGGTGTCCAGGAAGAAGAGCTTGGCAAAGGGGAGCatgaggagctgctgccacaGGCTCAGACTGCGGCACAGGTCAGTGTAGACGACTCCTGGAGGaagacatgacatgacaaaaaGGCTGAAGTGCTCCACCTTCTCAGTGACACACAGCCTGTTATGGCTCTACACTGCAGGCTCACAGCACCACACCAGAGGTACTGCTGCACTGTAGCCCAAAACGGGCCTGATCACGAGCAGGCGTCAGAGCCTCACACCTGACGGTAGCATGCTGTGGTCAGAGGAGCGGCAGACCTGATCCGTCTAACAGGAAGGAGAATGAAAACGTCGTCCTCTAACACAGCTGCCAGAGGACATGCCCCCTCACACAGGGCAGCCGGCGGCCAGCACTGACCTGGGTGGAGGCTGTAGCAGCTGACGGCGCTGCCCTCCAGCCGGTCGGCCAGCTCCCTGGTGAAGAGTACGTTACACAGCTTGCTGCCGCAGTAGGCCCGGAAGTCCTGCCAGGCGGACTGGCCGGACACCAGGTCCTTCCTGGAAGCCAGCAGGGGGAAGTGGATGTGGCCGAAGCGGTGCAGCAGCCCCGACACGGTGACCACTCGACTGGGGCCGCACCGCTGCAGGCGCTCCAGGAGGAGGCTGGTCAGCAGGAAGTGGCCCAGGTGGTTCACCCCAAACGCCATCCCGAAGCCGTCCTCGGTCTGTCCTGGCCCCatcacacctgacacacacacacacacacttcctgttcacAGCACTGTCGCTCTATAGGTGTTATACATAAAGGGCCATTCCACCACGTTTTGACCCCCTCACCTGCGTTGTTGATGAGGAtgtccagtctgggttcagacttcaggaaGGTTTCAGCAAAGCTGCGGACTGACGCGAAGCTCGCCAGGTCCAGCTGCATGAACAGCACCTGGTGGTTCCCGCTCTCCTGGAGGACGTTAAGGCTCCGTCAGTCTGGACAAACATCTACCACGACTCGACAGAGCTGGTGGATTCAAAACTGGGCTTGCTGATTATTCTGCatttgaaaatactgaaaatagcGTTTGCTGGTTATTGTCAGTGTTTCCAGGTGTGGACAGTCTCCTCCCCTCAGTAGTGATCAGAAACAGTAACAATGACAGCAGCTCACCTGTCGAGCAGGGGGGTAACAAAGGGCAGGTTCTTTAGAGGAAACTGAGTGAAAACTACATTCAGTGTATCACACTAATCAGACTACTGTAGTCTGAGCTCTAGAAGCTGCTCTCATGAGGTGGAGCTATAATGTTCTAGTCCAGACTGTTTCAGAGAGGAGCTGATCCATCAAGtcactgcagacgctgcagtttgtgctgctggtgACCTCTGCTGGGTTCGGAGGGGCTTTTATGACTCTGCCCCCCCTCTAAGGCCTCTGAGGGCAGGTCACACAGTCAGGACTCATGTTAGGGCTGAGAGGAGACTGCTGCATTATGATTCTATCACTGTCTGAACTGTGCACCACGGGAAAGTGTTGAATCAAGTGTTTTAATGTGGTGGGAGGCGGGGGC
The Pempheris klunzingeri isolate RE-2024b chromosome 4, fPemKlu1.hap1, whole genome shotgun sequence genome window above contains:
- the LOC139200334 gene encoding dehydrogenase/reductase SDR family member 13-like isoform X2; the protein is MALLWAVAGAVCLYVLVYYGMFRGASCSSPVRLEGKTAIVTGSNTGIGKATALDLAKRGARVILACRNKERAEAAALDIRTESGNHQVLFMQLDLASFASVRSFAETFLKSEPRLDILINNAGVMGPGQTEDGFGMAFGVNHLGHFLLTSLLLERLQRCGPSRVVTVSGLLHRFGHIHFPLLASRKDLVSGQSAWQDFRAYCGSKLCNVLFTRELADRLEGSAVSCYSLHPGVVYTDLCRSLSLWQQLLMLPFAKLFFLDTEGGAQTTLHCALKEGIEPLSGRYFSNCALQQVGARGRDDALAKKLWEHR
- the LOC139200334 gene encoding dehydrogenase/reductase SDR family member 13-like isoform X1 yields the protein MALLWAVAGAVCLYVLVYYGMFRGASCSSPVRLEGKTAIVTGSNTGIGKATALDLAKRGARVILACRNKERAEAAALDIRTESGNHQVLFMQLDLASFASVRSFAETFLKSEPRLDILINNAGVMGPGQTEDGFGMAFGVNHLGHFLLTSLLLERLQRCGPSRVVTVSGLLHRFGHIHFPLLASRKDLVSGQSAWQDFRAYCGSKLCNVLFTRELADRLEGSAVSCYSLHPGVVYTDLCRSLSLWQQLLMLPFAKLFFLDTEGGAQTTLHCALKEGIEPLSGRYFSNCALQQVGARGRDDALAKKLWEVSERLTGVS